Genomic segment of Streptomyces sp. NBC_01210:
CGCGTCCCGTCCACCGCCTGGCGTTCTACGTCGTCACCGAGGCCGGCGAGCGCTGCACGGTGCTCGTCGAGATGCCCAAGGGCGGCAAGGAAGAGGCTGCCGGGCAAGATCTGTTCCGCGGCGTACGGAAGCGGTTGAAACTCGGAAAAGCCGAGACAAGCCCCTGATCAGGCCTTATCTGCCAGTGATCGCTGGCGCGATGGTGAGGGCCTGGTGAAAAGCCGTTACCGACGGGTACCCAAAGTTCCGGATGCGGCATACTCTCGCCCCCATGACGGACTCGCAGGCCCCCGCCGCCGCCCCCGGCACCAACCCGACAGCCGCCGCGCCGGCCGGTGCGCGCACCGCAGCCGATGTGGTCACCCCCGAGGTGGTCGCCCAGCTCACCCGTGGTGTGGTCGGCTCCGGCCGTACCGCCAACCACACCCCGTTCACCGGGGAGAAGCTGGCGGACCTGCCCGAGTCCACCCCCCAGGACGTGGCGGAGGCCTTCGAACGCGCCCGCGCCGCCCAGCCCGCCTGGGCCGCGACGCCGGCCCGCGCCCGCGCCGCCGTCCTGCTGCGCTTCCACGACCTGGTCCTGGAGCGCCAGGCCGAAGTCCTCGACCTCATCCAGCTGGAGACCGGCAAGGCCCGGCTGCACGCGCACGAAGAGGTCCTGGCCGTCGCCGTCGCCGCCCGCCACTACGGCCGCAAGGCGCCCGCCTATCTGAAGCCCAAGCGCCATACCGGTGTCGTTCCCGTCCTCACCAAGACCACCGAACTGCGTCAGCCGCGCGGCGTCATCGGCCAGATCGCGCCCTGGAACTATCCGTTGGAGCTCTCCGTCGGCGATGCGCTGCCCGCGTTCGTCTCCGGCAACGCCGTCGTGATGAAGCCCGACACCGAGACCGCGCTCACCGCGCTGTGGGCCCGCGATCTGCTCATCGAGGCGGGTCTGCCCGCCGGTGTCTTCCAGGTCGTCCTCGGCGAAGGGCCGGTCGTCGGCCCCGAGGTCGTCAAGCACGCCGACTATGTCTCCTTCACCGGCTCCACCCGCACCGGCCGCGAGGTCGCCCAGGGCGCCGCGGCCCGCCTGGTCGGTGTCTCCCTCGAACTCGGCGGCAAGAACGCCATGCTGGTGCTGAAGGACGCGGACATCGAGAAGGCCGCGGCCGGAGCGGTACGCGCCTGCTTCTCCTCCGCCGGCCAGCTGTGCATCTCCATCGAGCGGTTGTACGTGCACGAGTCGATCGCCGACGCGTTCGTGGAGCGCTTCGCCACCCGTACGAAGGCGATGCGCCTCGGCAAGTCCCTCGCGTACGGCGCCGACATGGGCTCGCTCGTCGGCGAGCGCCAGCTGGAGACCGTCACCCGCCATGTCGAGGAGGCCGTCGCCAAGGGCGCGACGCTCGTCGCGGGCGGCGTCGCCCGCCCCGACATCGGCCCGCTGTTCTACGAGCCGACCATCCTCGACGGCGTCGAGGCGCCGATGGCAGTCTGCACCGAGGAGACCTTCGGCCCGGTCGTCTCCATCTACCGCTTCACGGACGAGGACAAGGTCGTCGAGCAGGCGAACGCCACTCCGTACGGGCTGAATTCGAGCGTCTGGACCAAGGACGGCAAGCGCGGCCACGCGGTCGCGGCGAAGCTGCGCACCGGCACGGTCAACATCAATGAGGGCTACGCCCCGGCGTACGGCAGCGTGCAGTCCCCGATGGGCGGCATGAAGGACTCCGGCCTCAGTCGGCGGCACGGCTCCGAGGGCATCCTCAAGTACACCGAGGCACAGACCGTCGCCCAGCAGCGACTGATGCCGCTGGGGCCGTCGTTCGGTATGGACG
This window contains:
- a CDS encoding succinic semialdehyde dehydrogenase is translated as MTDSQAPAAAPGTNPTAAAPAGARTAADVVTPEVVAQLTRGVVGSGRTANHTPFTGEKLADLPESTPQDVAEAFERARAAQPAWAATPARARAAVLLRFHDLVLERQAEVLDLIQLETGKARLHAHEEVLAVAVAARHYGRKAPAYLKPKRHTGVVPVLTKTTELRQPRGVIGQIAPWNYPLELSVGDALPAFVSGNAVVMKPDTETALTALWARDLLIEAGLPAGVFQVVLGEGPVVGPEVVKHADYVSFTGSTRTGREVAQGAAARLVGVSLELGGKNAMLVLKDADIEKAAAGAVRACFSSAGQLCISIERLYVHESIADAFVERFATRTKAMRLGKSLAYGADMGSLVGERQLETVTRHVEEAVAKGATLVAGGVARPDIGPLFYEPTILDGVEAPMAVCTEETFGPVVSIYRFTDEDKVVEQANATPYGLNSSVWTKDGKRGHAVAAKLRTGTVNINEGYAPAYGSVQSPMGGMKDSGLSRRHGSEGILKYTEAQTVAQQRLMPLGPSFGMDDEKYAAFMSLSLKAMKALRLR